The DNA segment CATTATTGCAAAGAATTTCAAGGGAACATGCGATGATGCTGAAGGACCCCTATAACCGAACCGTAACCAACCTCCGGATCAGCCTGACCTCCCGGTGCAACCTGCGGTGCATCTACTGCCACGCCGAGGGCGAGGTGAACCCGGAGGAGCAGATGAGTGCCGGGGATATCGCCGAACTGATGCGGGTGGGCGTGCAGTTCGGTATCAGAAGTATCAAGTTCACCGGCGGGGAGCCGCTGCTCCGCCGCGACCTCGTCGATATCATCCGCTCGGTGCCGCCGGGTGTGGAGTCGTCCCTGACGACGAACGGGACGCTGCTTGCGGCGAAGGCCGCGGAGCTCAAAGAGGCCGGGCTTGCACGGGTGAACGTCAGCCTCGACAGCCTCCGCCCCGAGCGCTACCGCGAGATCACGGGCAAAGACTGCCTCGCGGATGTCCTTAAGGGGATCGACGCGGCGATCGAGGTCGGGCTGACCCCGGTCAAACTCAACATGGTGCTCCTCGACGGCATCAACGAGGACGAACTGGACGACTTCATGGCGTTCGTCCGGAGCAAACGCGACGTCATCCTGCAGGTCATCGAGCTGATGGAGTTCAACGAGTGCAAGTTCCACGGGGACGTGGACAGCGTCGAGCAGGACTTAAACGACCGGGCGAAACGGGTCGTCACCCGCCGGATGCACCACCGCAAGAAGTACTGCCTCGACGGCGCCGAGGTCGAGGTCGTCCGCCCGCTCCACAACACGGAGTTCTGCGCATTCTGCAACCGCCTCCGCGTGACCTCGGACGGGAAACTCAAGCCCTGCCTTCTCCGGAGCGACAACCTGGTCGATATCCGGGGCAAGCACGGCAAGGAACTCGAAGACGCCTTCCGCGAAGCCGTCGGCAGGAGAAAGCCGTTCTTTACATAACGATGTCTGCCCCGTTAGGGCGCGACGGACGGAACGTCCGGAGCGCGAGCACCGTAGGTGCGAAGGCAGGCGGAGTTCGAGAAAATTGCGCCGCAATTTTCGATGACGATGTTCAGCCCGCAGGGCTGAACGGAGCTTGAGAAAACGCGAAGCGTTTTCGAAGGCGATGTTCTGCCCGCAACGTTGAACGGAGTTTGAGAAGCCATCAGGCTTCGAAGGCGACGCGTGCCTCGTAAGGGTGCGACGCGTGCCCTGAAGAGGCAACCAGAGCCCCTCACCGCCGCCACTGTTGTACGGAAGCAATACTTTTTGTACCTCTCTCCCCAATAGGAGAGAATATGCTGGAAATGAACGAGTACGTCCGCGTCATGCAGAAACTATACGGCAAATCGCTGATCCTGGAGAGTCCCACCGAGTTCCATCCGGTCCTGCACTTCTACTTCACCGACGCCCTCGCCCACATCGACTACACGCTCGGCATCCTCGCCTACAACTACATGTCACCACGAAATATCATGAGCATGGAATACATGCGGTGGCGGCTGGACGAGGAGAAGGTCGGCGACCGGGCGCACTTCCCCGGGTTCGTCAACTGGCTCAAAGAGGAGCAGCCGGAGAAGTACGAGGCGCTCCCGATGCTCTGGTCCGGCGTCTACGACAACGACGACCCCGCCCAGTACCGGAGTTTCCGGATCGTGCTCAACCCCGACGACAAAAAAGCGATCCCGGCCGAGTATCTCTCGACGTTCATCGACGAGTTCTTCGACCCGAAGTTCGTCAAACAACTCTATAAGACCTCGTCGCTCGCCCGACTCTTCGACGAGTACGTCCGGAGCAGATCGGCATAAGGGGACCACTCCATGGATGTTGCTCGACTCGCTTCATCGCTCATCCGGATCAGGAGCGAGAACCCCCCGGGGAGCACGGCGGATGTCGTCGCGTTCATCGGGGAGTTCCTCGATGCGCTCGGGGTGAAGAACCGCATCATCTCGCATCCCGGCGGCCGGGATAACCTCGTCACGACTGAGCCCGGTTCCCGGCTCCTCCTCTGCGGCCACGTCGACGTCGTC comes from the Methanoculleus marisnigri JR1 genome and includes:
- the moaA gene encoding GTP 3',8-cyclase MoaA — encoded protein: MMLKDPYNRTVTNLRISLTSRCNLRCIYCHAEGEVNPEEQMSAGDIAELMRVGVQFGIRSIKFTGGEPLLRRDLVDIIRSVPPGVESSLTTNGTLLAAKAAELKEAGLARVNVSLDSLRPERYREITGKDCLADVLKGIDAAIEVGLTPVKLNMVLLDGINEDELDDFMAFVRSKRDVILQVIELMEFNECKFHGDVDSVEQDLNDRAKRVVTRRMHHRKKYCLDGAEVEVVRPLHNTEFCAFCNRLRVTSDGKLKPCLLRSDNLVDIRGKHGKELEDAFREAVGRRKPFFT